In Gymnogyps californianus isolate 813 chromosome 20, ASM1813914v2, whole genome shotgun sequence, a single window of DNA contains:
- the EMC6 gene encoding ER membrane protein complex subunit 6 — translation MAAVVAKREGPQFISEAAVRGNAAILDYCRTSVSALSGATAGILGLTGLHGFIFYFLASVLLSVLLVLKAGRRWNKYFKSRRLLFTGGLIGGLFTYVLFWTFLYGMVHVY, via the coding sequence ATGGCCGCGGTGGTGGCCAAGCGCGAGGGGCCGCAGTTCATCAGCGAAGCGGCGGTGCGGGGGAACGCCGCCATCCTGGACTATTGCAGGACGTCTGTCTCGGCCCTGTCGGGCGCCACGGCGGGGATCCTCGGCCTGACCGGCCTGCACGGCTTCATCTTCTACTTCCTGGCTTCCGTCCTCCTCTCCGTGCTCTTGGTGTTAAAAGCCGGACGGCGATGGAATAAGTACTTTAAATCCCGAAGGCTGCTTTTCACGGGGGGGCTTATAGGAGGGCTCTTCACATATGTCCTGTTCTGGACTTTCCTGTATGGCATGGTTCATGTCTACTAA